One part of the Segnochrobactrum spirostomi genome encodes these proteins:
- a CDS encoding threonine ammonia-lyase, with protein sequence MNTHAPADAFALPSLADIRAAADLIRGQVIRTPLLPAAQLSRLTGAKVFVKYENLQATGAFKERGAIVKLMSLDATQRARGVIAMSAGNHAQAVAFHGARLGVPVVIVMPEPTPYVKVAATRGYGARVVLAGETVAEAQIEAERIAAAEGFTWIHPYDDTRVVAGQGTIGLEMIEDAPDLDTIVCPVGGGGLLSGLAIAAKALKPSVEIIGVETELYPSLVAALKGTTAECGGNTLAEGIAVKNVGRIAVAAARTLVDDVVTVPESAIERAINAFLTLQKTTAEGAGAAGLAALFTDPERYRGRRVGLVLTGGNVDARILAAIVVRELTREERIVSIRIRVPDRPRMLADLAGIIGDLGGNILDVSHRRFFLDVHAKGALVDITVETRDADHAGEIVSALKSRGFSVVRVPVAEARL encoded by the coding sequence ATGAACACCCACGCCCCGGCGGATGCCTTCGCCCTGCCGAGCCTCGCGGACATCCGCGCGGCGGCCGACCTCATCCGCGGCCAGGTCATCCGCACGCCGCTCCTGCCGGCCGCCCAGCTCTCCCGGCTGACCGGCGCCAAGGTCTTCGTGAAATACGAGAACCTCCAGGCGACCGGCGCCTTCAAGGAGCGCGGCGCGATCGTCAAGCTGATGTCGCTCGACGCGACGCAGCGGGCGCGGGGCGTGATCGCCATGTCGGCCGGCAACCATGCCCAGGCGGTCGCCTTTCACGGCGCTCGCCTCGGCGTGCCGGTGGTGATCGTGATGCCGGAGCCGACGCCCTACGTGAAGGTGGCGGCGACGCGGGGCTACGGTGCCCGGGTGGTGCTCGCCGGCGAGACGGTGGCCGAGGCGCAGATCGAGGCCGAGCGCATCGCCGCCGCCGAGGGCTTCACCTGGATCCACCCCTACGACGACACCCGGGTGGTCGCGGGCCAGGGCACCATCGGCCTCGAGATGATCGAGGACGCGCCGGACCTCGACACCATCGTCTGTCCGGTCGGCGGCGGCGGCCTGCTGTCCGGCCTCGCGATCGCCGCGAAGGCGCTGAAGCCCTCGGTGGAGATCATCGGCGTCGAGACCGAGCTCTATCCCTCCCTCGTCGCAGCGCTGAAGGGGACGACCGCCGAGTGCGGCGGCAACACGCTGGCCGAAGGCATCGCGGTCAAGAATGTCGGCCGCATTGCGGTGGCCGCCGCCCGCACCCTCGTCGACGACGTGGTGACGGTGCCCGAAAGCGCCATCGAGCGGGCGATCAACGCCTTCCTCACCTTGCAGAAGACCACCGCCGAGGGCGCCGGCGCGGCCGGGCTCGCCGCCCTATTCACAGATCCGGAGCGCTATCGCGGCCGCCGCGTCGGCCTGGTGCTGACCGGCGGCAATGTCGACGCCCGCATTCTCGCGGCGATCGTGGTGCGCGAACTGACCCGCGAGGAGCGCATCGTCTCGATCCGCATCCGCGTGCCGGACCGGCCGCGCATGCTCGCCGACCTCGCCGGCATCATCGGCGACCTCGGCGGCAACATCCTCGACGTCTCGCACCGCCGCTTCTTCCTCGACGTCCACGCCAAGGGGGCGCTGGTCGACATCACCGTCGAGACGCGCGACGCCGACCACGCCGGCGAAATCGTATCCGCCCTGAAAAGCCGCGGCTTCAGCGTGGTGCGCGTGCCGGTCGCCGAGGCGCGGTTGTGA
- the gyrA gene encoding DNA gyrase subunit A: protein MADPDKPTPVEDSSDVRPVSITDEMKRSYLDYAMSVIVSRALPDVRDGLKPVHRRILYSMYETGYEWNKPYRKSARVVGDVIGKYHPHGDQSVYDALVRMAQPFSMRLPLIDGQGNFGSVDGDPPAAMRYTEVRLEKVAQSLTEDLDKATVDFQDNYDNSEREPTVMPARFPNLIVNGAGGIAVGMATNIPPHNLGEIIDACVALIDDPALSFERLMEIVPGPDFPTAGLILGRSGIRQAYLTGRGSLVMRGRVAVETIRKDREALIITEIPYQVNKATMVEKIAELVRDKRVDGISDLRDESDRDGTRVVIELKRDAVADVVLNQLYRFSPLQTTFGCNMVALNGGRPELLNLQDMLTAFIAFREEVVGRRTKYLLGKARDRAHVLVGLAIAVANIDEVIRLIRTAPDPASARASLMARAWPANDMAPLLALIDDPRHALAEDGTYRLSEEQARAILDLRLQRLTALGRDEIAEELEKLAVEIKDYLDILRSRARVLGIVKNELSAIRADFATPRRTEILDGGADLDDEDLIQREDMVVTVSHAGYVKRVPLATYRAQRRGGKGRAGMSTREEDFVTRLFVANTHTPVLFFSSLGQVYKEKVWRLPLAAPQARGKALVNILPLDQGEVVTSILPLPEDEESWDKLDVMFATRRGTVRRNKLSDFIQVNRNGKIAMKLDEGDGIVDVQVCTEADDVLLTTAAGQCIRFPVDDVRVFKGRDSVGVRGISLGGDDRIISLSILHHFDATPDERTAYLKMRRAVAGDGEDAGEIEAEETSADVALGAERYAAMGAAEQYILTVSERGFGKRTSSFGYRITGRGGKGIAAMAVNDRNGRLVASFPVEDSDQIMLVTDGGQLIRCPVDGIRIAGRATQGVTVFNTGGEARVVSVERISDEGEGEDDEGGGETE from the coding sequence TTGGCCGATCCGGATAAGCCCACGCCGGTAGAAGATTCCTCCGACGTCCGCCCCGTCTCCATCACCGACGAGATGAAGCGCTCCTATCTCGATTACGCCATGAGCGTGATCGTGAGCCGGGCGTTGCCCGACGTGCGCGACGGCTTGAAGCCCGTTCACCGGCGCATCCTCTATTCGATGTACGAGACGGGCTACGAGTGGAACAAGCCCTATCGAAAGTCGGCCCGCGTGGTCGGCGACGTCATCGGTAAATATCACCCGCACGGCGACCAATCGGTCTACGACGCGCTGGTGCGCATGGCGCAGCCGTTCTCGATGCGTCTGCCGCTGATCGACGGCCAGGGCAATTTCGGCTCGGTCGACGGCGATCCCCCGGCGGCGATGCGCTACACCGAAGTGCGCCTCGAAAAGGTGGCCCAGAGCCTCACCGAAGATCTCGACAAGGCGACCGTCGACTTCCAGGACAACTACGACAATTCCGAGCGCGAGCCGACGGTGATGCCGGCGCGCTTCCCGAACCTCATCGTCAACGGTGCCGGCGGCATCGCCGTCGGCATGGCGACCAATATCCCGCCGCACAATCTCGGCGAGATCATCGACGCTTGCGTCGCCCTCATCGACGATCCCGCGCTCTCCTTCGAGCGGCTGATGGAGATCGTGCCGGGGCCCGATTTCCCCACGGCGGGCCTTATCCTCGGGCGGTCCGGAATCCGTCAGGCCTATCTCACCGGGCGCGGTTCGCTCGTGATGCGCGGCCGCGTCGCCGTCGAGACCATCCGCAAGGACCGCGAAGCGCTCATCATCACCGAGATTCCCTATCAGGTGAACAAGGCGACGATGGTCGAGAAGATCGCCGAGCTGGTGCGCGACAAGCGCGTCGACGGCATTTCCGACCTGCGCGACGAATCCGACCGCGACGGCACCCGCGTCGTCATCGAGCTGAAGCGCGATGCGGTCGCCGACGTCGTGCTCAACCAACTCTACCGCTTCTCGCCGCTGCAGACGACGTTCGGCTGCAACATGGTGGCGCTCAATGGCGGCCGTCCGGAGCTCCTCAATCTCCAGGACATGCTGACCGCCTTCATCGCCTTCCGCGAAGAGGTGGTGGGCCGGCGGACGAAATATCTGCTCGGCAAGGCGCGCGACCGCGCCCACGTGTTGGTCGGCCTCGCCATCGCCGTCGCCAACATCGACGAGGTCATACGCCTCATCCGCACCGCGCCCGATCCGGCGTCCGCCCGCGCGAGCCTGATGGCGCGCGCCTGGCCGGCGAACGACATGGCACCCTTGCTCGCCCTCATCGACGATCCGCGCCACGCGCTCGCCGAGGACGGCACCTATCGGCTGTCGGAAGAGCAGGCCCGCGCTATCCTCGATCTGCGGCTGCAGCGCCTCACCGCGCTCGGCCGCGACGAGATCGCCGAGGAGCTCGAGAAGCTCGCCGTCGAGATCAAGGATTATCTCGACATCCTGCGCTCGCGCGCCCGCGTGCTGGGCATCGTCAAGAACGAGCTGTCGGCGATCCGCGCCGATTTCGCGACGCCGCGGCGGACCGAGATCCTCGACGGCGGCGCCGACCTCGACGACGAGGATCTGATCCAGCGCGAGGACATGGTCGTCACCGTGAGCCACGCCGGCTACGTGAAGCGCGTGCCGCTCGCGACCTACCGGGCGCAGCGTCGCGGCGGCAAGGGCCGCGCCGGCATGTCGACCCGCGAAGAGGATTTCGTCACCCGCCTGTTCGTGGCGAACACGCATACGCCGGTCCTGTTCTTCTCCTCGCTCGGCCAGGTCTACAAGGAGAAGGTGTGGCGCCTGCCGCTCGCGGCGCCACAGGCCCGCGGCAAGGCGCTCGTCAACATCCTGCCGCTCGACCAGGGCGAGGTCGTCACCTCGATCCTGCCCTTGCCGGAGGACGAGGAGAGCTGGGACAAGCTCGACGTGATGTTCGCGACCCGTCGCGGCACGGTGCGGCGCAACAAGCTGTCCGACTTCATCCAGGTCAACCGCAACGGCAAGATCGCGATGAAGCTCGACGAGGGTGACGGCATCGTCGACGTGCAGGTCTGCACCGAAGCCGACGACGTGCTGCTGACGACCGCGGCCGGCCAGTGCATCCGCTTCCCCGTCGACGACGTGCGCGTCTTCAAGGGCCGCGATTCCGTCGGCGTGCGCGGCATCTCGCTCGGCGGCGACGACCGCATCATCTCGCTCTCGATCCTGCATCATTTTGATGCGACGCCGGACGAGCGCACCGCCTATCTCAAGATGCGCCGTGCCGTTGCCGGCGACGGCGAGGATGCGGGCGAGATCGAGGCCGAGGAGACGTCGGCCGACGTCGCGCTCGGCGCCGAGCGCTATGCCGCGATGGGCGCCGCGGAGCAGTACATCCTGACCGTCTCCGAGCGCGGCTTCGGCAAGCGCACCTCGTCGTTCGGCTACCGGATCACCGGGCGCGGCGGCAAGGGCATCGCGGCGATGGCGGTGAACGACCGCAACGGCCGTCTGGTCGCCTCGTTCCCGGTCGAGGACAGCGATCAAATCATGCTGGTGACGGATGGCGGGCAGTTGATCCGCTGCCCGGTCGACGGCATCCGCATCGCTGGCCGCGCCACGCAGGGCGTGACCGTCTTCAACACCGGCGGCGAAGCCCGCGTCGTCTCCGTCGAGCGCATCAGCGACGAAGGCGAGGGCGAGGACGACGAGGGCGGCGGCGAGACGGAGTGA
- a CDS encoding MarC family protein, whose product MPSVDLLSAFTTLFVIVDPIALVPIFLVMTSWMTVAEKRSVALYSTLVAGAILILFAVAGSGILSVLGITLPAFRLAGGLLLFWIAFEMVFTKRQDRKEAVVEESLRAQELRNIAVFPLAVPMLSGPGAISAAVVLATDFHSPLARLILIGIIVVVMGLTLAVFYAAEPVDRLIGQTGRLVFSRLFGVLLAALAVQIAADGARALLNP is encoded by the coding sequence ATGCCGTCGGTCGATCTTCTCAGCGCCTTCACGACCCTCTTCGTGATCGTCGATCCGATCGCGCTCGTGCCGATCTTCCTCGTCATGACCTCGTGGATGACGGTCGCCGAGAAGCGCAGCGTCGCGCTCTATTCCACCCTGGTCGCCGGCGCCATCCTGATCCTGTTCGCCGTCGCCGGTTCGGGCATTCTCAGCGTGCTCGGCATCACGCTGCCGGCCTTCCGCCTCGCCGGCGGCCTGCTCTTGTTTTGGATCGCCTTCGAGATGGTGTTCACGAAGCGCCAGGACCGCAAGGAGGCGGTCGTCGAGGAGAGCCTGAGGGCGCAGGAACTGCGCAACATCGCCGTCTTTCCCCTCGCCGTGCCGATGCTGTCGGGCCCCGGCGCCATTTCCGCGGCCGTCGTGCTCGCGACGGACTTCCACAGCCCCCTCGCCCGCTTGATCCTGATCGGCATCATCGTCGTGGTGATGGGGCTCACCCTCGCGGTGTTCTATGCCGCGGAACCGGTGGACCGCCTCATCGGGCAGACCGGGCGGCTCGTTTTCAGTCGGCTGTTCGGCGTGCTCCTCGCCGCGCTGGCCGTCCAGATCGCGGCCGACGGCGCCCGCGCGCTCCTCAATCCCTGA
- a CDS encoding APC family permease, whose amino-acid sequence MKMKREIGLVGLTFIGVSGVIGSGWLYAPLQAVQLAGPAAVLSWVVGGVAMFLLALTFAEVAAMLPVTGGLGRLPQFSHGKTVAMVMGWSAWVGYSTTGPLEVEATLRYLGPHFPMLHDPGSTDLSPLGVAIAIALVLVFTIINYYGVKFFTRINTGLTWVKLVIPVFVIVVLMATSFETANFTAAGGFAPHGVQGIFSAVSSGGVIVSYIGFRHTIDLAGETRNPGITVPVALLLSVFICFLVYGGLQLAFIGALRPADLVNGWDQLSLPGAFGAIGAVASGLGLVWVARLVNLGAIVGPFGGALVSVGSNARLSYALGENGFFPRRIATLSDRGVPAMALLFNLVVAILMFLFLPFEEIMQICGAAVTLSFAVGPVVLLGLRRIDPDRPRPFRVPAGTAIAMVAFAIATLVIYWGGWDTVWRLGACLLVGLALFLARGLKHGLHDLDLPQAWWLVPYCAGIGLASYCGSYGGIGLLPRGVDTVLLIAFSIVILFAAASRPVSRKTYEGYLATDTTALQSAGH is encoded by the coding sequence ATGAAAATGAAGCGTGAGATCGGGCTCGTCGGCCTGACCTTCATCGGCGTGAGCGGCGTCATCGGCTCGGGCTGGCTGTACGCGCCGCTTCAGGCAGTGCAACTCGCGGGGCCCGCCGCGGTCCTGTCCTGGGTCGTCGGCGGCGTCGCCATGTTCCTGCTCGCGCTCACCTTCGCCGAGGTCGCCGCCATGCTGCCCGTCACCGGCGGCCTCGGTCGGCTGCCCCAGTTCAGCCACGGCAAGACGGTCGCCATGGTGATGGGCTGGAGCGCCTGGGTCGGCTACAGCACCACGGGGCCGCTCGAGGTCGAGGCGACGCTGCGTTATCTCGGGCCGCATTTCCCGATGCTGCACGATCCGGGTTCGACCGATCTCTCGCCGCTCGGCGTCGCCATTGCCATCGCCCTCGTGCTGGTCTTCACCATCATCAACTATTACGGCGTGAAGTTCTTCACCCGCATCAATACGGGGCTCACCTGGGTCAAGCTCGTCATCCCGGTGTTCGTCATCGTGGTGCTCATGGCCACGAGCTTCGAGACGGCGAACTTCACCGCGGCAGGGGGCTTCGCGCCCCACGGCGTGCAGGGCATCTTCAGCGCGGTGTCGAGCGGCGGCGTCATCGTCTCCTATATCGGCTTCCGCCACACCATCGACCTCGCCGGCGAGACGCGCAATCCCGGCATCACGGTGCCGGTGGCGCTGCTCCTCTCGGTCTTCATCTGCTTCCTGGTTTATGGCGGGCTTCAGCTCGCCTTCATCGGTGCGCTGCGTCCCGCGGATCTGGTGAACGGGTGGGATCAGCTCAGCCTGCCGGGAGCCTTCGGTGCGATTGGTGCGGTCGCCTCGGGGCTCGGGCTCGTGTGGGTCGCGCGGCTCGTCAATCTGGGGGCGATCGTCGGTCCGTTCGGCGGCGCGCTCGTCTCGGTCGGCTCGAATGCGCGTCTGTCCTACGCACTCGGCGAGAACGGCTTCTTTCCGCGCCGCATCGCCACCCTGTCGGATCGCGGCGTGCCTGCCATGGCACTCTTGTTCAATCTCGTCGTCGCGATCTTGATGTTCCTGTTCCTCCCCTTCGAGGAGATCATGCAGATCTGCGGTGCGGCGGTGACGCTGTCGTTCGCCGTCGGGCCGGTGGTGCTGCTCGGACTGCGCCGGATCGATCCGGATCGCCCGCGCCCGTTCCGTGTGCCGGCGGGCACGGCGATCGCCATGGTCGCCTTCGCGATCGCGACCCTCGTCATCTATTGGGGTGGCTGGGACACGGTTTGGCGGCTCGGCGCCTGCCTGCTCGTCGGCCTCGCGCTGTTCCTCGCGCGCGGGCTGAAACATGGGCTGCACGACCTCGATCTCCCCCAAGCCTGGTGGCTCGTGCCCTATTGCGCGGGGATCGGCCTCGCCTCCTATTGCGGCTCCTATGGCGGTATCGGCCTGTTGCCGCGTGGCGTCGATACGGTGCTGTTGATCGCCTTCTCGATCGTCATCCTGTTCGCCGCCGCAAGCCGCCCGGTGAGCCGCAAGACCTACGAGGGCTATCTCGCGACCGATACCACGGCGCTCCAGAGCGCCGGCCACTGA
- a CDS encoding APC family permease — MKMKREIGLIGLTFVGVSGVIGSGWLFIPLQAAQIAGPAAVVAWAIGSLAMLLLALTFAEVSAMLPVAGGLGRLPQFSHGKTVAMVMGWSAWVGYNTIAPFEVDATLHYLSPHFPVLRGGGTGDLSPLGTAIALGLLALYTGLNFYGVKLFARINTGLTWIKIIVPVIVVVVLLSTSFEPANFTAAGGFAPYGVTGIFSAVSAGGVAACCIGFRHTIDLAGETRNPGVTVPAALLLSVLICFLIYSGLQIAFVGALRPADLANGWANLSLPGTFGAIGAVAAGAGIVWLARVVNLGAIAGPFGCAFVSVGSNARLSYALGENGFFPSPIATLSDRGVPAAALLLNLAVSIAMFLFIPFEEMLQICGAAVTLSFAVGPVVLLGLRRIDPQRPRPFRVPGAPAIAAAAFVIATLIIYWGGWDTVWRLGAYLLVGLVLFFARGMRHGLKGLDLAQAWWLIPYFAGIGLASYCSSYGGIGLLPRGVDTLLLAVFALLILAAAVRRPVSRETYERYLATDEAAIASGTAGGH, encoded by the coding sequence ATGAAAATGAAGCGTGAGATCGGGCTCATCGGCCTGACCTTCGTCGGCGTCAGCGGCGTGATAGGCTCGGGATGGCTGTTCATCCCGCTTCAGGCAGCGCAGATCGCCGGGCCCGCGGCGGTGGTGGCGTGGGCGATCGGCAGCCTCGCGATGCTGCTCCTCGCGCTCACCTTCGCCGAAGTCTCCGCCATGCTCCCGGTCGCCGGCGGCCTCGGCCGGTTGCCCCAGTTCAGCCACGGCAAGACGGTCGCCATGGTGATGGGCTGGAGCGCCTGGGTCGGCTACAACACCATCGCCCCGTTCGAGGTCGATGCGACGCTGCATTATCTGAGCCCGCACTTTCCCGTGCTCCGGGGCGGCGGCACGGGCGACCTCTCGCCGCTCGGCACCGCGATCGCCCTCGGCCTCCTCGCCCTCTACACCGGCCTCAACTTCTACGGCGTCAAGCTGTTCGCCCGCATCAACACCGGCCTGACCTGGATCAAGATCATCGTTCCCGTCATCGTCGTCGTGGTGCTGTTGTCGACGAGCTTCGAGCCGGCGAACTTCACCGCCGCGGGCGGCTTCGCGCCCTATGGCGTCACCGGCATCTTCAGCGCGGTGTCGGCCGGCGGCGTCGCCGCCTGCTGCATCGGCTTCCGCCACACCATCGACCTCGCCGGCGAGACGCGCAATCCGGGCGTCACCGTTCCGGCCGCGCTGCTGCTCTCCGTCCTCATTTGCTTCCTGATCTATAGCGGGCTCCAGATCGCCTTCGTCGGAGCGCTGCGTCCGGCCGATCTCGCCAACGGCTGGGCCAACCTCAGCCTGCCCGGCACCTTCGGGGCGATCGGCGCGGTCGCCGCCGGCGCCGGAATCGTCTGGCTCGCCCGCGTCGTTAATCTCGGGGCGATCGCCGGCCCGTTCGGCTGCGCGTTCGTCTCGGTCGGCTCGAACGCGCGCCTGTCCTATGCGCTCGGCGAGAACGGCTTCTTCCCGAGCCCCATCGCCACCCTGTCCGACCGCGGCGTGCCGGCGGCGGCGCTGCTCCTCAACCTCGCCGTCTCGATCGCGATGTTCCTGTTCATCCCGTTCGAGGAGATGCTCCAGATCTGCGGCGCGGCGGTCACCTTGTCGTTCGCGGTCGGGCCGGTCGTCCTGCTCGGCCTGCGCCGGATCGATCCGCAGCGCCCCCGTCCGTTCCGCGTGCCAGGCGCCCCGGCGATCGCCGCGGCCGCCTTCGTCATCGCGACCCTGATCATCTATTGGGGAGGCTGGGACACGGTGTGGCGGCTCGGGGCGTACCTTCTCGTCGGGCTCGTCCTGTTCTTCGCCCGTGGCATGCGGCACGGCTTGAAGGGGCTCGACCTCGCCCAGGCCTGGTGGCTGATCCCCTATTTCGCCGGGATCGGCCTCGCCTCCTATTGCAGTTCCTATGGCGGCATCGGGTTGCTGCCCCGAGGCGTCGATACGCTGTTGCTCGCCGTTTTCGCGCTTCTGATCCTCGCCGCCGCCGTGCGCCGCCCGGTCAGCCGCGAGACTTACGAGCGTTATCTCGCGACCGACGAGGCCGCGATCGCGAGCGGCACCGCCGGCGGTCATTGA
- a CDS encoding single-stranded DNA-binding protein — MAGSVNKVILVGNLGADPEIRRTQDGRPIARLRIATSETWRDRNTNERREKTEWHTVVIFNEGLCKVAEQFLKKGSKVYLEGQLQTREWDDQSGQKRYTTEIVLQGFNSTLTMLDGRGEGGGERIGGAGGGDFGRSSPMDRGGADFGTERGGRSAGGASGGGGGGGGGGAPRESYSRDLDDEIPF; from the coding sequence ATGGCCGGCAGCGTCAACAAGGTGATCCTCGTCGGAAATCTCGGGGCCGATCCGGAAATCCGCCGCACCCAGGACGGTCGCCCGATCGCGCGGCTGCGCATCGCGACCTCCGAGACCTGGCGCGACCGCAACACCAACGAGCGGCGCGAGAAGACCGAGTGGCACACGGTGGTGATCTTCAACGAGGGTCTCTGCAAGGTCGCCGAGCAGTTCCTCAAGAAGGGCTCCAAGGTCTATCTCGAAGGCCAGCTCCAGACCCGCGAGTGGGACGACCAGTCGGGCCAGAAGCGCTACACCACCGAGATTGTTCTGCAGGGGTTCAATTCCACGCTCACCATGCTCGACGGGCGCGGTGAGGGTGGCGGCGAGCGGATCGGCGGCGCTGGCGGCGGCGATTTCGGCCGCTCGTCTCCGATGGACCGCGGCGGCGCCGATTTCGGCACCGAGCGGGGCGGCCGCAGCGCCGGCGGTGCATCTGGCGGTGGCGGTGGTGGCGGCGGCGGCGGCGCGCCCCGCGAGAGCTATTCCCGCGACCTCGACGACGAAATCCCGTTCTGA
- a CDS encoding serine hydrolase domain-containing protein → MTAALIRPLPPVAPQEAGFAPDLAARFGAGIRSGLLHSLHAVVVVRAGRLVLEHYEEAADECWGRPLGRVSFGPDVLHDLRSVTKSVVSLLYGIALARGLVPPPDAPLLAAFPDYGDLAADPARAAWTVRHALTMTLGIEWDEERPYTDPLNSEIAMELADDRFRFVLSRPIVDAPGARWVYCGGASALIGALIARGTGRSLPDFAREVLFEPAGLGAFEWSCGTDGTPSAASGLRLTPHGLARLGALLAGGGSLAGRQIVPADWLAASFRPAVSTGDGLDYGLQWWLGEGPVGPDPGPGVARPGERWAAGFGNGGQRLFLLPSRELAVTIFSSRYNAFDAWITPTRIWREIVLANLLA, encoded by the coding sequence ATGACCGCCGCCTTGATTCGCCCGCTCCCGCCGGTCGCGCCGCAGGAGGCCGGCTTCGCCCCGGATCTCGCCGCCCGCTTCGGGGCGGGGATTCGCTCGGGATTGCTGCACAGCCTTCACGCGGTCGTCGTCGTGCGCGCCGGGCGGCTCGTGCTCGAGCATTATGAAGAGGCCGCCGACGAATGCTGGGGCCGACCGCTCGGGCGGGTCTCGTTCGGCCCCGACGTGCTGCACGATCTGCGCTCGGTGACGAAGAGCGTCGTGAGCCTTCTCTACGGCATCGCGCTCGCCCGCGGGCTGGTGCCGCCGCCGGACGCGCCGCTGCTCGCCGCGTTCCCCGATTATGGCGACCTCGCCGCCGACCCGGCGCGGGCGGCGTGGACGGTCCGGCATGCGCTGACCATGACGCTCGGGATCGAATGGGACGAGGAGCGGCCCTATACCGACCCGCTCAACAGCGAGATCGCGATGGAGCTGGCGGACGATCGCTTTCGTTTCGTGCTGTCGCGCCCGATCGTCGACGCTCCGGGCGCACGCTGGGTCTATTGCGGCGGGGCCTCGGCGCTGATCGGTGCGCTGATCGCCCGCGGCACCGGCCGCTCGCTGCCGGACTTCGCCCGCGAGGTGCTGTTCGAGCCGGCCGGCCTCGGCGCCTTCGAATGGTCGTGCGGCACCGACGGCACGCCCTCCGCCGCCTCGGGCCTGCGGCTGACGCCCCACGGCCTCGCCCGCCTCGGCGCGCTCCTCGCGGGAGGCGGCAGCCTCGCGGGACGGCAGATCGTGCCCGCGGATTGGCTCGCGGCCTCGTTCCGCCCCGCCGTCTCGACCGGGGACGGCCTCGATTACGGCCTGCAATGGTGGCTCGGCGAAGGTCCCGTCGGCCCCGATCCCGGCCCCGGCGTGGCGCGTCCCGGCGAGCGTTGGGCGGCCGGCTTCGGCAACGGTGGCCAGCGGCTTTTTCTGCTGCCCTCCCGCGAACTCGCCGTCACGATCTTCTCCAGCCGCTACAACGCCTTCGACGCCTGGATCACGCCGACGCGGATCTGGCGGGAAATCGTGCTCGCCAACCTCCTCGCCTGA
- a CDS encoding universal stress protein → MALRILAVLAEPGTARACLEAAAAAASVDPATTIEALCITEDPRGTGESAEEAAIQRLRDHFEGTPQARTEAVHAVYDDWLAGIAEEHHAQVTWRERAGDEGAVLVAEAPSADLLILARPHDISAHDAVHAAIFHAERPLLVPPDWVRTGGAPLARKIAIAWKSTPQAHRALVGAGPWLRAADEVRVFAVAPSVEVARCEECHHVLRDLGVKADTTLLPPGDGDVGDEILKAIGEWGADALVMGAFRHGAIMEAMLGGTTRTIFAKASLPIFTAH, encoded by the coding sequence ATGGCCCTGCGCATTCTCGCCGTTCTCGCCGAGCCGGGTACCGCCCGCGCGTGCCTCGAAGCCGCCGCCGCGGCTGCCTCGGTCGATCCCGCCACGACCATCGAGGCGCTGTGCATCACCGAGGACCCGCGCGGGACCGGCGAATCGGCGGAAGAGGCGGCGATCCAGCGCCTGCGCGATCATTTCGAGGGCACCCCGCAGGCGCGCACCGAGGCCGTCCATGCGGTCTACGACGATTGGCTCGCCGGCATCGCCGAAGAGCATCATGCCCAGGTGACCTGGCGCGAGCGGGCGGGGGACGAGGGCGCCGTGCTCGTCGCCGAAGCGCCGTCCGCCGATCTCCTGATCCTCGCGCGTCCGCACGACATCAGTGCCCACGACGCGGTCCATGCCGCGATCTTCCATGCCGAGCGCCCGTTGCTCGTGCCGCCCGATTGGGTGCGAACGGGCGGCGCGCCGCTCGCCCGCAAGATCGCCATCGCCTGGAAATCGACGCCGCAAGCCCACCGCGCCCTGGTCGGCGCCGGGCCCTGGCTGCGTGCGGCCGACGAAGTGCGGGTGTTCGCCGTCGCCCCGAGCGTCGAGGTGGCGCGCTGCGAGGAATGCCACCACGTTCTCCGCGATCTCGGCGTGAAGGCCGACACGACCCTGCTGCCGCCGGGCGACGGCGATGTCGGCGACGAGATCCTGAAGGCGATCGGGGAGTGGGGCGCCGACGCCCTCGTCATGGGCGCGTTCCGCCATGGCGCGATCATGGAGGCGATGCTCGGCGGCACCACCCGGACGATCTTCGCCAAGGCCAGCCTGCCGATCTTCACCGCCCACTAG